In one window of Juglans regia cultivar Chandler chromosome 3, Walnut 2.0, whole genome shotgun sequence DNA:
- the LOC118348048 gene encoding uncharacterized protein At4g02000-like: MDGHPWLFDNSLLVLHEFDAFTPTQKLKFDSKLIWVQIHNMPFACMNKECGEHIKRSLGRIVEMGLLVDGIGWGPYLRIKIDLSLRKPLARGRTICHVQGEKVWLPLKYERLPRVCFDCGCMVHGREGCLFKPTDNFGLFEHADQFGPWLRVETYVIKRSLARAGWNENQLGGVNEKGYMVEGRGSSNTVA, translated from the coding sequence ATGGATGGTCACCCGTGGTTATTTGATAATAGTTTGCTAGTACTGCATGAGTTTGATGCTTTCACTCCCACACAAAAGCTAAAATTTGATAGCAAGTTGATTTGGGTCCAAATTCATAATATGCCTTTTGCTTGTATGAATAAGGAATGTGGGGAGCATATCAAAAGATCACTTGGGAGGATTGTTGAGATGGGTTTGCTTGTTGATGGTATTGGTTGGGGTCCTTATTTGagaattaaaattgatttgtcTCTTCGGAAGCCATTGGCTAGAGGTAGAACTATCTGTCATGTGCAAGGTGAGAAGGTCTGGCTTCcattaaaatatgaaagattGCCTCGTGTATGCTTTGATTGTGGCTGTATGGTTCACGGGAGAGAAGGTTGTTTGTTCAAACCAACTGATAACTTTGGGTTATTTGAGCATGCAGACCAATTTGGTCCTTGGTTAAGGGTTGAAACATACGTTATTAAACGATCTCTTGCTCGTGCTGGATGGAATGAGAATCAATTAGGGGGGGTCAATGAGAAAGGCTATATGGTAGAAGGACGTGGAAGTAGCAATACGGTGGCTTAG